The Cryptomeria japonica chromosome 2, Sugi_1.0, whole genome shotgun sequence region GTACATTCTTGTGCATTGAGTCATTTAACTAAGGTGCTCCACATGATATTTTTTAGACATGGCTTGTTTTATTGATCTTAGTTTGTTTAAATATTAACTTTGTGTTATTCCTTTTCAAAATTCTAAACATTTTACAGATTTTATCGCTTATAAAATGCCATCTTGATAAGACCTGGGGAAGAAACAAGAAATGTTAAAATTTTTTGGGTATGAAACAGTCTGCAATTAACAATTGATTGATGTCCATAGCAACTCTTGGATAACATTTTGGCTCGGTTTGGGCAGTGAAGTGATTTTGATATCGTGATGTTGTTGAAACCTTAAAATGTTTGTGAAGCCTAAGGTGAAATTTTCGTGTAATTGTGCAAAATTTGTTACACCGAAATGCAATCCTCTACCAGTTTATATTTGCAATATGTATCTATAAGTGGGGTCAAATAGCACTTAGCTATCAGTATATGTGCATTTTTGCGTCTGAACGCATTTTTTCTGAACTTGTTTCTGATGTTATTGTATTGACAATTTGAGTAGATATGAGTTCTTGACCTTGTTACCTTTTAGTTGATACGGGGTACTTGATTTATTTATATTAGACCTATGTGTTTTGGCCGATTGAAGTGGATTTAGTATTTACCATTTTACTATTTTCAAAGTACCAGAGGAGACAATTTCAAAGATAAATTCAAGTGTTTCAGTGacttctatatatatttttaaatccaTAAAATTAAATTGCAATTCAATTTGATTGCTTGGGATTCTCTCATGGTTTTATGTCATTTTTCTAGGTTCTGATTACTGGAAGAGAGGAACCTGATGCAGCAATATCTCCTGCCATGGATGGCATTCTTAGAGTCCATAAGCGTGTGGCAGGGCTTCAGGAAGCTGAAGGTGACAGTGCAAATGCTCAAGCAGCAAGCTCTGCAGCAATTTTAACTCGACTTCTGGTTGCATCATCACAAGCTGGAAGCTTAATTGGCAAACAAGGTTCccaaatcaaatccattcaagatGGGTCTGGTGCTAATGTGCGTGTCATTCCTGCAGGTTAGTCAAATCTAGTATGCTTCACAAAATAGAGAGTTTGTTATCTAATAGAACATGAAGATCCTAGGGCAGCAAATGATGAGCATTAGGTCCCATCGAATAAGATTTCAGATTGTTGGCTAGTCTCTAAACTAATAAGTTTATAATTAATAAATGCTACATCTTCAATGATAAAGAATGCAGATCATTAGATAGAAAGTGACTGCGAGTACTCTTTATGTTGTCTCTGCTACAAGTTTTCTCAAATTTTTTTTAAGGTGTTGACAAATTTAAGCTAAGCAGACATTAAATCCATGACGGGTCCCTTTGTATCTTTTCTCTGCATAAGTGAATGCATGTTTGCTTACATTATAATACAAACCAGTGGTTCCTAGGGTATGTGGTATTTTTGGTTTGTGTGCCAATTTGGTGGATGTGAAAGCAGACTCTATTCCAATGGGTATGATTGGTTGATCAGATAATTGATCCTGATGGGGTGCCACCAGGTCGTGGATTGGAATTCAGTACTGCTTAATCCAAGGAAGTAACAGTAGTTTGAATCGTGGAATTTACCAACAAGGAAGCTATCCTTTCGGTAGAAACCTTGGGTAATCAGATCATTGATCAGAATAGGATGCCACTAGGTCATGTATTGAAATGCAGTACCGCTTAATCTAAGGAGGTTATACTATTTTGAAGTTTGAAACTTTCTATGAAGGAAGCTGTTTGTTCAATATCATGAAAATTGCCTGACAAGAGATGGACATGAACAATTTTATGCtagttcattttttttttgctaaaAGAAAGCTGCCATGAAGTATGTGATGGTTGAACATGGTTTCACTTTTCGTCTTATGGTGTCTTATAAATATTTAACATGAAACTTTCATATATATTATAAATCTTCCTATTTAAGTAGGAATTTTGTTTATGATGAACTGTTTATTTGTGCAGATGACCTGTCATTTTGTGCTTTGCCTGATGACCGAATTGTAGAAATTCAAGGTGAAGCAGCTAAGGTGCAAAAGGCACTGGAGATGGTGGTTGGCCATCTTCGCAAGTATTTGGTTGATCGCAGTATTCTTCCATTGTTTGAACAAAATGTAAGTAAAATACTCTTGAAATCTAGCAAGTTTTGTTCTCAAATAATCATGATTTTTTGTAGACTCTTTTTATTATGAAATTAGAATTGAGTTAATCATTTctgatttttttctaattttctcaTATGAACTTATGagatgctaacatcattctttctttgaattgacaGCCCCACACAGCAAATGGTGCACAGGATTTGGCTCCTGGGACATGGGGAAAGGTGGCTGCACCACCTCTATCCAGTGCTACTCATTCGGGACTAGGTACAAGTTTCACTTCAGCATTCAAAGCTGATTCACTCTATCCTACACGTGATACACAAATCGAATCACAAGCTCATCACCGTGGATTATCCTTGTATGGAAAAGATCCAGGACCTGTAGGGCTAAGATCTTCTCTATCTGCACCTACAGCAGCACCAGTGATTACTCAGGTTTGTATTTTTTCAGTAGAAAATTAAAAATGAATTTTTTCAACTTCTGTAACTGATAACTTATATTGTGGAACTGATGAAGATGTTCTCAGAATGCATAGGAAATATCCTTTTGTAGTTTGCAACTGTTGGAAATCTCGTTGTCTGAGTTGTGCCCCAAATTTTGCCTTGGCAATTGTTTCTTAATTATGGCAAgttgaattagaaatttgaaattgCAAATCAGTATGCAAAGATGCAAACAAAATGTCTTCCAACTGCTTACAAATTGTTATCAGTAGAATAACGAATAATATGTGCTCATTTCTAATGCACTTAGATTAGAATTCGATATGGTATACAGATGGTGTGAGAGAATATTCATAATTTTGTTTCGCTATTTCTATTAGAATTTGATATGGCATACAGCTTTTCGTGAGATAATATTCATATTCTTTTTCCCTACTGTTGTAATTATTCTGAGTAGTTGATACTGTAAATTTCAACAATCGACATCTTGGTCTTATATGAATCACATTTTCCTGCTAGGTAAATGGGTGCTTGAAAAGCAGAAAGCTAATAATATGTGGTTTGGTATTCAGGAATTTGTCATTGTAAGAATATAAGTTGGGACAGCTTGAACTTCATTTAGGTGGAAGTGCTTAATACGGATGAATTTTTAACTAAGATATCTAGTTTATGGCTGTTGGAACTTAGACGTAACAAAGTGTAATATCTCAGAAGAAACAAGAGTACATTGTTGGTTATATGCAGCATTGTGAGAATTACAACCTTTTGGTCTTAACAATCTAGAATCTTTGTGGGATCTTTGTTTCAGGTTGGTTATGTTAGGTTGTGATTTCCTGACCCGGGCTTCCATTTCAGCCTATCATAAATAATTCTTGTGGCAGTGGCAATAAGTTCTGATAAAATTATTTTCATCAGAATTGTCCATGCCTATTCAAGGTTGTTCGCATAAAGAACCTATGCTGATAGGAGGATTGTAATAACCTCATTTAAACTCATCTCCTGGAACCTCTAATCTATACATGTGGTGTTACTTAAAAGTGTACTTTGAGATAACATGGAATATCTTATTGCAAACGGTGACAAAATGTTTTGTTCTGATTTCTTTTACTACATTACATGTAAAACCATTCAAATTAGAGATCTGTAGATTTGTGCTTTGTTCCCACTAGGTTCACTCATCTTGCAATTTGGATCATACTTTGTTCTCACCAGGATCATCATTGTCGCTATTTTGCTTGTGCTTTGCTCACGCCAGTATTGTTCCTGCCACAATTCTGCTCTTCCTTTGTTCAAACTCATTTCCATATTTTGCAATTTTTATTAATACATTGGCCATGAGCTGCAGGTCCGCGCGTGTCACTCTATTTGTCtgactttttgttttgttttaagcattttAGCTAGAGGTTGGTAGGCCTGTGCTTTGTTCCCAACGGGTCCCTCTTTTTAGCTTGGATTATTTTGAATTTAACTGGTTGATGTCTTTAGTCTTAACTAAATGGTCGGATTCACGGGCTGAATCTAGCATTCTCTTAAAATTCTAGCAACTAAATTGAGGCAATGTAATATGGATTGTATTGCAATCTTGAATCTTATATGATAACTTGAATGTACAGGTGATACAAAAGATGCAGATTCCTCTGTCGTATGCAGATGATGTAATTGGAGTGGAAGGAACAAATATTGGTTATATGCGTCGAGCTAGTGGAGCTACAATTACAATTCAGGAAACAAGGGGTGTGCCCAATGAGATCACTGTAGAAATCAAGGGGAGCACTACTGAGGTTCAAACAGCTCAACAACTTATACAGGTACCTCTTGAATATAGTAGTGTTTGTTAAACAAAAATCATGTAACGATGAAGACAATTTAGGCTACTGTTTCGATGCAGCTTATTGCTCTGCCTTTTATTTAATATTGATACGTGGTTATACAGAATTTCATGGCTGGAGGAGGACATAAGAAAATTACTCACAGCAGTGTTGATTCTGGTTACGGTTCCTATGGTCAAAGCTTAAGTTCACTGTATCCCTCGTCATCTTTGAGCAGCCATTCTCTTGGTGGATATGGATCTTCCTATGGTACAGGATATGGGTATTGAGAGGTAGATGTACATTTACTCAACGATTTCCGTTACTGTCAGCACATTAGTTTTTGTAATACTTGGAGAGCAAACTTTGTAGAGTAGTAAATATTGCTTCTAATATTTTGATATGGCAAAAGTAGTTTTAGGAAACAGGAGAAAGAGAGATATCATGTAATAACTCCAATATTAATTTATAACCTATGGCATTTCGGCAAGAACTAAAGATGCCTGATAGGTGGATTTAAGTCCATACATAGGTCAGGGTATGGTTATATCTGTGATTCACTTCCAACTTTGACCAAAATGTTTTCCATTTTTTCTTATCAAATTCTGTAATCAGTAATTGCATTAAGTGATAGTGCATTTTGAATTTACACAAGTTTTCAGGATATATCATAATTTGAAAGCTGTGGTTAAATTGGCTctaattgaaatcaaaattttaatcaaCATTTGGTTCGACGGCTGTTTGAAAATTTTCTGAATTGTATTACATTATCTGAAGCCATGTATCTTATTGGTGTAGGTGTCTTCagataatatttattcattgtgaACTGAGGTGGATGCGTCATATTGAATTAATGATTTAATGAGTATTGAATAAAATAAATAGCATTTCCTCATACCCATAAGAATTGTTGCATAGGGTTCTCGGGGTGTAGGCTTGACTTTTTTTAAAGTTGTATAGCTACTCTTATTTCTGTATGAGATGTTAGCTTTTAATAGTAGCTCACATTCAGATGTAATTAATTAAATACCATCTAAATACACATTACAAAATGAGGTAACAAAAAAATGTCTATCTAGGTTACGTTTTTGTTAAGGTTAGTAGGTGCATTGAAATAAATTTGTCATTGTTTTCTCAGTGATATATATTAAACTAGGATACAAAGCCTATTTAAGATATTCATGTTAGTTTATATTTTATCAGATAACAAtgtattaatttatcaataaatagtAAAATAATCAACAGAGATTTGTGGACCATAATGCCTCCTTTTAGTCTTACAGAATAAGAAGTGTATATAATTGTTAAAGAAAGGattcaaaataatttttaatttcgtGGGTGATGAGAATTGAGTGTGTTTTGTATTAAATCCAATCAGTATTGATAATAAATGTTATGTATTTATAGTATTAGGGAGTTTCAATATGCAATCCCAACTTGGATTGTCATCTAAGTGTACTATGTAGTATGATGTGTAGTAATTGTTAAGAATACATGGTTTATTATAGATAGGAGATATTTGTAATGAAGTTGTGAAATAAATTGATGAATAATATATCAACTTTGCCTCATAACTTCCAATGTATCAGTAGGTGGAGTTTGATGGTTATTTTGAAAGGGTCACATTCACAAACAATTCctattaaatcaataaaaaaattcaatgagCTTAATATAAAAAGTTTGTATACaatgatattttattatttgttttgaTTCGATTAGATGTGAAGACAATGTATAATGTGATTATTAATAACCATCAAATTAATTTGATTACTGAAACCTGTTTACTTACTATGATTGGATAATTCGTTAACATCCCCTCGTTACTACACGTATAAataaacttgaagagaatgatatTGCCGTGGATTGGCACATACGTGGGACATGAACTAAAAGAGTACAATCTATTCATATCCCTACATATCACTTAGTAAATAAGTACACTTAAGTACTAAAGGTATAAATAAGGACAATGTGATTTATTGCTGTCTGAAAGGAAATGTTTCCATTGGACTCATGAAAAGGGACATTACTATTCACCCGATGCCAATGTAGATGGATTACTCGTGATCACTTAAAGTAGATATGTTAGATATGACCATATGTCTTGTGTCTTGAGTGAGCGACAATCTCGTGTCGGAGtccccttttttttaatttagcTACACTATCAACTAGGAGGCATGGAATACTGAAATGATCTTCGTGGGCATTCTTACATAACATTGTGCCCTTGTGCTAAGAGTGGATAACCAACAAGGTGATGATTGATGGTAAAGCATTGTTTGCATTTGAAGGCGAAACCCTCATAGTCAAGTAGTTGAGTCTTAAGgcttttctttcatcaaaatcacATCTTTGTCATTAGAATAATAGAGTGATCCATGTAGGAAGTGGACAGTAAACGTTTCAGAAATGATCAATAGAAGTGCCAATAGTCTCATTTAGATAGGAAGAGTCAAAAGGTGAGCCCATATAGGTTTAACATTGAGAGGTTTAGAAAAGGGATTGAGAGAAGTAGAGTAAGAGAGTGATCCATGTAGGAAGTGGTAAGAGTATATGTTTAAGAAATGATCAATAGAAGTGCCAATAGTCACATTTAGATAGGAAGAGTCAAAAGGTAAGCTCATATAGGTTTAACATTGAGAGGTTTAGAAAGGGGGTTGAGAGAAGTAGATCAAAGCATGATTGAGAGAGAAGAGTGTTTTCCCCACATCTACAACCCACCTTCAAACcttaaaactgaaaaaaaaaaaaaaaaacctccacGCAAGTGAAAAACTTGATCTTGTCCTAGACTTCCAAGATTTTAGACCAACTTGTGTAAATCAAGAAGGGAAGGCCAAAAATTATTAAATTTGCAAACCAAATCCTTGCGTAGAtaaaaatattcattttcaaatcaCCAAAGCattaaggaaaggatgtcaatcaAATCTATTCTATGTAAGTGTTGCATTAGATGCCACAAACTCGTAAAAAACAGGTGACTATGATAGTCTATTAAAAAACAAGATAGAAGGAAAGGTCATCGACATTAAAGACTATTGATAAACATCACAAAAGGTCACAAAATTGAGAAATATTAAAATCAATACAACACTATCAAATCAATAACAAAAAATCATACAACAAATGAGTCTAAAAGAATCACATGCGACAAGGAGTATATGAGAGTTGTTGAGATCACCAACCAAAAGAAACCATCTCCACCTCACATGAAGAAATGGATGCAAGGTTCCACCTCAAATACCAAGCTTAAAACCCTAGATAACTAATACTAACCAAAAAATCTTTCAAAACCTTTCCATGTCCCAAGATCACTAATCAACATTGTATGGTTTTAGTTAATGCCTCAATTCACCAAAAAGTTTGTCATCTCCTGACAATCATTAAAAAATGAAGGAACCTCGTGTTAGATAAAATGGAACATAAGGACTTTGTCTCATTCACACTAATTTAGACATGAACCTTGAGAGAGGCTATTGGTGCCACTACCATAGAGTCACCTTCGACTTGGAGTTTTTGATGGACTAGAGTTGTAGAAAGGGAGCCCATGAATACCCACCTCCCACTCTAATTCAGTATTCATCTTAATCCCTAGGAAGAGAGAACCAACTTTGGTAAAGAGACCCTATGTTGTGAATCACCACTCTAGCACTCAAAATACCCGAGTTACCTTGCTTTGGCCCAAAAAAGTTTCTTAAAAAATTGCCTAGAGGAGAAGAGCACTTTACATGATAAAAAATACTCTTAGGCCCCGAAACCTTATTAATAGGTTATACACAATACTAagcattataaaatataattacaatatataATTTTCTAAACTACGCTATATTAAAACATGGAAATCTTTTATTTATAAACATATAATACTTCAAAAAAAATATGGGAGTGTGAAATTATTTAAGGGTATTGCACTATGagaatttatttatgtttatatatagATTCATATGAAATCAAATggataatataatttttaagatTTAATAAATCTTAGGTGCGCAATTATGGTCAAGGTACAAGATAACGACTATATTAGGTTGTGGGCAGTTTACAAATTGGTAGAAAATGCTTATAGAAAGCTTATTGAAACATGTAGGAATGATAAAAGTAATTTGTTGTAGCTTGCTAAGTTTTGTGGGGCTATAACTTCACCTATAACAAATGCCACAAGTGTCTAATCACTTGTAGTAATCACCTATAAAAGTCAAAGTAATAGGCTTCACTCCAAGACTTGCTTATACTTCTAGTAACTAGGTGGAACAAATGTAGAAACTTAATAATATTATTGTAACAATGCTATAGGCATGAATCAAAGCTTTAGTGAAGGTTTTAGCAATGATACAAATTTTCCCAAGGCTTTAGTAAAGCCTATAACAAGTGCTACAAGCCTACAAGTATGGTAGAAATGCAAGGACATGTTTGCTTGATTACTTTTGGTAGTGTCAAACAAATGCACAAGAGGACACACTACCATATGGGAGTGTGTTTTTGGTCATAGAGGTTTGAGGTGGTAGAAGAAGAGGGGAGGTCAAAGAGAAATTTGGGGTGGCAATTGAGTTAGAGATAGCTAATCCTTGATACTTGCATTGTTTTCCTTCAAGTGCGTGGCTATATAATTGCTTTGATAAGGGTAGCAATCCTCTACAAAATCAATTATTTTACTTTACGTGCATGGCTAAGTTTTCTCTACTAACAACCATTTTCTAGTGAGGAGGCATGATTGTTATTTTTCCTTGGGGAGTGGTTCATTCTTGGGTGACCATTCACATGTCTTCTTTGTGCATGACTATGTGGTGAACAATTACATCTTATTTACATGTCATTTCTCTATCTTGTGAGCATGAATTTTTACCTTCTTTGGTGATCATTATACTTTTTTGGTATCACCATTTGTTCATATGCTGATTGCAACTACTCCATTGTTGATTAGGCATTGGATGTGATAGTTAGAGTAGTGTCCATTAGTGTTGGGTAGTAGGATGAATAGGGAAAGGTAGAAGATAAGAAATAGGGGATTAGTGAAGGATTGCTCCATTATATGGTTTGAGAATCCATATGAGTAAGAGAACTGATGAAGAGGTTTTGACTCAGTAGAGTTGGTGAGCAAACTATTTATGTGAGAGTCAAGCCATGTGGGTTGACAATGCTAATGGTTTGGTTGTCTAGATAAGAAATCAATGAGCATGCTTTTGTAAATGCAAGGTAACTATTACAAGCATCTTGATTTTAAAGATATTGCTTGTTGAGCTAGTGGGGTTGATGCAATGTATTCTAGATCGCTAGTTTATTTTAGAAAAAACATATAGGTATGATTGTAAACCTATTGAGGTAAAATGACCCATATGATCATGGATTATAATACTAGGAGCATAACTCACTCTTCCCAGAGTTCTTTATATTGTTGATGGCTTCGCCAAAGTGTACCGGTGTTGCATATTTGTGTAtgtgattcaaatttttaatcgaCATTTGAGATGTTTCTATTTAAGTTGCTTATGACACATATATGGAAAGGTAGTGAAGTGTATGCAATGGTAGTGAAAAGATTGTATTTGCAAATCCATATGACATATATGCAAAGGTAGGACTCAACTAGATAGTTTTTGACTCAAACTCATGGATCCATATTCCATGAGTGGTGGTTCACATGAACCTATATCTCATTACCATAAATAGTATGCAAATTAGCACGGATCTAGGACTTCACAAGTTACACCCAACTTGACATGTCACAGATAGTGTTAGAATCCACCTTTTTCTTACAAGTTATCAACATTTGATTCTATTCCTATAGTGAATTATTCATTAATTAAAACCAAGTGGAATGTGTGTGTCCATCATAGGCTATTTCATTGATTTGGGTTTTGGATAAAGACCCAATTTCTCTTGAAGgctattgtaatataattattatttatcttGTCCTAAAATCAATTAGTTTATTAATATGTGATAGGTTTTAAGCATCCTTATGATGTAGGAAATTTATTTATGGAAAACCACTTGATTTTCTTTCCACAAAAATATACGCGCATTAAGATCAAAACCCAACTCATATATAGGCTAGATATTATTTGATTGGATTTCTATTATAGTGGAAAAGAGAGAGGGAGGTCAAAAAAGAAGGCCAACTCCATGGAATGTAAGGATCAGAGGGTGTAAATCTAAATTACATAAATAGTGTGAACATTTGACTGTTTGTGCCAATAGTATATAATGGTGCTTAATGCTTTGTTACTCTGGtttcattgtaatattttttacAATTGTCATACAACCATTTATAGTAAATACACATCTATGAAACAAAATGATATTACATATGTAAGCATTGACGTAATTATACATTTATTAATTTATTCATGGGTTGATTACATTAGTTGTTTACCTTTTATGGGTATAATCAGCTTGAAAAATTAATAagatataaataatattttattttatttcaatcataAAATTACTTAGAAGTGAATTTGGCACATTAAAATTTTATAGTAAGCAACAAGTTATTAAATCAACACATGATATATTATAATGTCATACTTAGAGGCTACAAAATCTTCTATTTATATGAGATTTGAGGACCTAGAGCTGAAGCACTAGTTGGGTCCAAGTTGAGAAGGTTTCTATTAATTGGACATAATAGATACTCATTTAAGGCTCTTTGATCATCTTTGCAAAAGTGAAgtgtaaaaaaaataattatttttttcattttgctaATTGTTTAGATAAGAAACATTCAAGACCTCCATCTCCTCTCACTAAAAAATGTAAGTCAATTTTCATTTGAAAAGCAAAAAGTGAAATCTAAAAGGATCGTTTTAAAAAGAAAattcttttcatttttattattttactaATTGTTTGGAAGACAAATTTTAATAAGATTTGCTGTGGATGTGATTTTTATCTTTatcttattttttttttaaagaaaagagcAAATAACTGCATTTCtttgattttaatttaatttttaaaatttgatatctatCTACATATCTTACatagatttaaaaaaatataaatatgcttAAAAAACTCACAACCAAACAATATACTTTgtgatttattgaaaaatataatgTTTAATATTAGTAAAATAATATTACAGGAGACAAGCCAAACTACCTTAACCTTCCCATAAAAAGTCCATAAATGTTCTAAACTGTCGATACAGAACTGTCAGTCGAAACAGACCACATATTTTGGATCTGCATGCAGACCCATCATTGAGGAATAAGAGAATCTTAATCATATCAGATCTTATCATGCAACCACTGCATGATAACACAATTTCCCATTTTTCCAAGACACCATGGCTCAAATCAGATCAAGAAACAGTAAGAAAAGAAAAACTCTCTGTTTCTCATTTCATTCTGATTCAAACTTGAGACAGAGACAACATGGATTGATGATATCCATTGTCTTACTGCTGTTTCCTTGGTCTCAAACTATCTAACTTTCTATTCTTCTATTTCTCTAACATTTTGATGATAGATCAGAATGTGATCTAATTTtctttaatttgatttgatttgtgtATCTCATTACATTTTGATGATAGATCAGAATGTGATCTAATTTTCTTTAATTTGATCTCATTTGTGTCATTTGTGTATCTCATGATAGATTGATAGGTAGATTTGATAGATAGATCAGAGTGCGATAGATAGatcagagtgtgatctgaaatattgatgaaaaaatacaaatatatataatcGAATCTAACAGTAAAAAACCATCATGACGAGCTTACATTCAATCGATTTCAATCGAATTCAGAAACAGCAGTAAAAAGTAACCCTGAAATATTTtgacaaaataaatgaaaaattctgGCAATAAGAGTACACAGGAGTCACAGCAGAAAAAGATGTACATTCAGAACCATGAATTTCTTTCACAAAAACTCAAACATCTATCTTCAAATCAGGAACTATACCCTTATATAAGATTCATGGCAGATGGGGCATGTCCTGCCATGGCCTGAGCCCACCTCCTAATGCACTTTGTATGAAACATAC contains the following coding sequences:
- the LOC131043862 gene encoding flowering locus K homology domain, yielding MAAEGENGSEQVSSSPGAKTAGQKRGREAEGGDAPAEKRWPGWPGETVFRLIVPVQKAGAIIGRKGELVKKMCEDTRARIKILDGVQGTTDRVVLITGREEPDAAISPAMDGILRVHKRVAGLQEAEGDSANAQAASSAAILTRLLVASSQAGSLIGKQGSQIKSIQDGSGANVRVIPADDLSFCALPDDRIVEIQGEAAKVQKALEMVVGHLRKYLVDRSILPLFEQNPHTANGAQDLAPGTWGKVAAPPLSSATHSGLGTSFTSAFKADSLYPTRDTQIESQAHHRGLSLYGKDPGPVGLRSSLSAPTAAPVITQVIQKMQIPLSYADDVIGVEGTNIGYMRRASGATITIQETRGVPNEITVEIKGSTTEVQTAQQLIQNFMAGGGHKKITHSSVDSGYGSYGQSLSSLYPSSSLSSHSLGGYGSSYGTGYGY